In Puniceicoccaceae bacterium, the genomic stretch TGCCAAAAGACTGTTCATCTCATGTGTCAGAAGATCAAGAATCCAAACTTCATTTCCCTCTGATTCGGGATGTCGCGATCCCATCAACTGCAATCGATATCGTTCTTCCTTGGTCTCCACGGTTTGCTTCGCAACTTCGATGTCGGATGCGTCTTCAATCGGTGAATCCACGACAACCGTGTTCCAATCGCGTGCTTCACACTCCTTCACCAAAGCACACTTGAATGAGGAATCCACACTCCATACGAGCGGAATGGAACGCGATTCGATCAGGTAACACAAGAATCCCAACTTCTGGTCCAAATCTTCGAGAAAGCGGGACAACTCCCAGAATTGCTCATGCGCATGCAATCCATGGATTTCCAGTGAATCCGATTGCATCCCGTTTCCTGTCTGCACCCAAATCAGTTCATGTCCACAGCGACGGTAAGGTTTCAGTATCTTTCGAATACGTTCTATCATCTCCGGTTTCCATTGCTCGATCAGCACAACCAACGGGGATACAGAACCGGGAGCATGCGAACTCCGCACCTGACGAGCGACCCATGTTGCCAAACTTTCCTCTGAACCCAACACATCCGGGCATTGAACGTAGTCGAACGAACGGTGTTGGAGTGACTGTTGTATCACCCCAGATTGTTCATCGTGCGAACGTACTCTACCTTGTTGTCGGCTCAGACTCGAGCTACTGTGGACTCGATACCCGATGAGAAACTCTCGCGGCAGGTTCAGAAATCTAGCTCCAGCTAATGCACATTTGCACCAAAAATGCCAATCTTCGTAGATGTAAGCATCACCAAGACCAAAGTCCTCATACCCACCAACTTTCTCCCAAAGTTCCTTTCGAAACACTGAGGCAGACATGATTCCGTTATGGGACAGAATCTCACGGTTCTCAAGAACAGGTTTGACTCCCATCAACTGGTTCGACGCCCCCAAACATCGCGCACCCGTTCCCGCAACATCCGCATTGTCCCACAACAGACGAAAGAGGGTTTTTTCAAGGTAGTGCTCATCCAGCACGTCATCAGCATCCAGGCAACACACAAAGGGTGCATTGCTGCGCTCGATACCAAAATTCCGATTACTGCCAACCAGGCTGCGCTCGGAACGGATGAAAACCTGCACACCTTCCTCAGACAGTTGTTCCAAAACCTCACGAGTATGCGCATCGTTCGATCCTCCATCGACAACGATGAGTTCAACCCCCGAAAGCGTTTGGTTCAGAATAGATTCGACCGCATCGAGTAGATATTTACCGTAGTTGTAACATGGAATTATGACGCTAATTAGCGGTACACGCTGCCTGTCGGATGCGGAAAGCGAGCTTCGTTTCCAGATTCCTGAGGCTCTCCAAAACCATGTGTTATGTGAAGAAGAACCGGCACCTCTGCCCACCCAAAATGGGTCAAGATCCAATCGAAATCCATTGCTGACTCCCTGCAACAATGCCCGCCGGCTTGCGAGAATCCGCTTTCCTTCGGGTAACTCAAGGCTGTTTGGATATTCGAGATGGACCACCGCTTCTCCAAAATAGCTCAGCATCGGATACACCTCTTTCAGTATTTCCAGGTGTCCCTCAAGCAGTCGTTGCAGATCCTTCGAATCGATTGCATCATCTTGACGATTGAGCAGATTCGCAATCCGGGCAGCTGAAAAAATGGATGCACTCAAGTCAAGCGGTTCTGCAACATCACCATGCGCTGTCGTCCAGCATGAGCGCACAATCCCATCTTTAGAATTTTGCTGTTTCCCTTGTTGGATTTCATCGAACGACACAGTATTTGCTGCACCAAGTCCAAGGCCTAAATGGAATCCCAGAGTATCCCCCGAATACTCCTGCAGATGCCTCAGAACATGTCGAATCGACCAAGTCCGGGTGAAAACACACGCATCCGACAGCATCAAAACAAATTCTACATCTTGCAAATATTGCCAAAGATCACTCACCAAACAGTGAATGCGTTGCAACTTCGCATTCGGAAAATCCTGCACGACACAAGCAAGCTGGTCATACTCACGGTTGCCTCTGACACGGTGCAGAATCATCAGGTCGCAACAATCTTTTGAAAAATCCTGTCCCAGCGAGCGCTGAAGACTTTGCAAACACAGATCAAGCTGCGCTGGCGTGTTTTCAGCGAAGAGGATAATCCTGAACCTGCATTTGGGCTTCAACAAATCTGCTGGGAACATTTCCATCTAATACGATCAGATCCGATGCCAAGTTGGTGGAATCAGGTCATCAAAACAATACGACTCATCCAAAAACCACCGTTTTGGCGCAACAACCCTGCAATCCCTTCGACCAAAGCTACTCAGCCAGACGGCCCACCACGCAAACGAACTGTTCGGAATGACGTAAGAATTAAACAAAGACATATAGTGAAGGTAATCCCTAAACTTTGGCCCTGCATGCTCATGCCCGATCACTTCGGTTGGATAGGGAAACCGCAGCTCTTCCCTACACCAGTCAACATCATCCGAAAAAACGAATATCTTTGGATTTTTAACTGATTCAGCAAGGAATTCCACTCCCTGTTCCATGTAGTCTGACCCCAGAACACCATGAAAACGACGAGACCGCTCGTTATTCACAAAATCACCACGACGCACATTCACACATATGGAACTCGGGTCTCGAAAGGTTCGAACCAGTTTTGGGTTCAATCGGGACAGATCTCGAACCGAAAATTGCTTCCAAATATGCTCTGCAATGGCAGCAAAATACTTTTCACTTTGCCAATATCCATCCAATAACACATTGCCGTGATTCGGCAATATCTCTGGATCGTAGGTAAACTTTTGTTCCGAAATCCAAGTGAGGTCCCGATGAATATTACCCTCATAGATCGGCCCCGTAATTCCGAAAATATCCAGCGAAAACTCCCGTCGCACATGCAGCTCATCGTGTTCCTTGCTTTCAAGAAAGCTAAGATCAAACTGTAACTCACTTTGGGTTCGATGCGCCAGAGCGCGTCCACAGGCATATTGAAACATTTGGTTTCCCGTTCCACCCTTTAACTGAACAACGATCATCTCAGGCTGGGGTCAGGGGAGTTGCAGCAGAAACCGATATTGCACCACCATCGAATGATACCATGTGGTGGCGCTGACTGAGGTCCGTTGATTTCACCTCAAAGGTCAGTGCTTCAGGAACTCCATAAACATGTACATGCTCGGTATATGTGCCATTCGAAAGCCCAAACAGCACTACATAGTCTCCATTTCTTAATTTTCTTAAATTGGTTTCAAAACGATACACATAATGATTTCCCTCAAGCATGGGTTCGAGTTTCCCATCCACAAAACAAGAATTGACTCCATAGATGAGATTTCCCTTCATGTCGTAAATATCACAACAGATGATGGGAGATTCCTGAGTCTTAAGCACTTCAACGAGCAAATAAATTTCAATCGATTCCCCTCCTCGAAAGAGAGTGTTGTTATCAGGGTGATCGGGACAGTACAGGGCTGCTTTAAGGAACACTGCATCACCATTTCCATCATGCACCATCTCCGAAAGATCAACCCAGTTCATTGAGTCAGGCAATTCCATAGAATCCGTGATCACAGGTGAAGGCGTAGATACAGCGGGAGGAGATTCGGCAACTCCGGCATTTGAACTTCCTGCTTCATCCACTTCCGACTCGTTCTTCAACAATCCGTTTCCCGAACTCTTTCGCACGAATTCACCATAATGCATAAAATTGGAGTATTCCACAGTGATAGTCCGCGGATCACCCCTTCGAATAATTTCACCATCGTGAATCCAAATCACTTCCTTGCAAAAGTTCACAATGCTGGACAAATCGTGCGATACAAAAAGCAACGTAGTATTCCGTTCCTCAATCAACTGCCTCATTCGCCGAATACACTTCATCGTAAAGCGAATATCTCCCACTGCAAGTGCCTCATCGACAATCAGGATATCTGGATCCACTTCAGCCTGCACCGCAAATGCAAGCCGCACCCGCATTCCGCTCGAGTAAGTTTTGATCGGTTGATCGATGAATTCTCCGATGTTAGCAAATTCGCAAATGCGATCAAAACGCTCATCAATCTCAAGTCGGGAAAGTCCGAGAATCGCACCGTTTAGATACACATTTTCGCGACCTGTAAACTCATCGTTGAATCCTGCACCCAGTTCCAAGAGAGCCGCCAGTCTCCCTTTTGTCGACACGTTTCCTTCTGACGGAGTCAATGTTCCCGCAATGAGCTGCAACAAGGTGCTTTTGCCCGAACCATTGCGACCAATAATCCCTATGCTGTCACCTCGATATAACGTGAGATCTACGCCTTTAAGCGCACAAAAGTCATGATAATAGGTCGTCTTGTTAAAAATTCGTCCGATTGGCGCTGATATGCCTTTGCCTCCAACAAGGTCACTCCCACGCCCCAGGAATTTCCGTAATCCCTGCACCAATGGTGCCTTGAGGCGTGCTGAGGGGTCTTTCCAAATTCGATAGGATTTCCCTAATCCAGCGGCAGATACCACAATTTCTTTTTCTGATTCTGACATTCCGTTACTTCGAAAAATTAGGCATCTTCTGCATTCTTTGAAAGAATCGCAACCAGCTCATTCCTACTTGGATTCCTTTTGTCCGCAAGTCCATTCACCGATGATCACTTCACTCGTGGGGGCCAGGCAAGGTTGAATTGGGGATCAAAGTTGGACAGATTGGGATTGTAGAAGGGGTCCGCTTTCAAAAGTTCACCCCAGTGTTGGCGCATGTAGTCCGCTTCGCTATCCATGCGCTTCTGTTGTTCAGGAGTGATTTCATAACCACGCGAAACCGATTCGTGATGAATCAGCTTGGCATAAGGGGTCCAGACCGTTGCAAGTCCCAACTCGCGCCGAGCACGCAGACAGTAGTCCACATCGTTGTAGGCTACCGCAAGTTCATTTGCATTCATGCCTCCCAATTGCTGCCACACCTCCCGACGCGTCGCAAGGCAGGCCCCCGTTACAGCAGAGTAGTTCTGATTGAGGTGCGCGCGCCCCATGTGCCCGATGTTCCACTCGAGCTGAAATTTGAAGGCCTCCACCGCAATGCCACACACCCCGAGCAGGATGCCGGCATGCTGCACGCGATGGTCCGGGTAGAGCAACCAGCCGCCCACTGCACCGACCTCAGGGCGCATCGCTTGTGAGCAGAGTTCTTCCAGCCAGGTATCGTCTAGAATCTCCACGTCGTTGTTGAGCAATACCAGGACGTCGCCTGTGGCCTCAGTCGCCGCCAGATTGTTAATCGCAGAGAAGTTGAAGGGCTGATCATAGCGCAACACCCGCACCCGATCCT encodes the following:
- a CDS encoding glycosyltransferase family A protein yields the protein MSASIFSAARIANLLNRQDDAIDSKDLQRLLEGHLEILKEVYPMLSYFGEAVVHLEYPNSLELPEGKRILASRRALLQGVSNGFRLDLDPFWVGRGAGSSSHNTWFWRASGIWKRSSLSASDRQRVPLISVIIPCYNYGKYLLDAVESILNQTLSGVELIVVDGGSNDAHTREVLEQLSEEGVQVFIRSERSLVGSNRNFGIERSNAPFVCCLDADDVLDEHYLEKTLFRLLWDNADVAGTGARCLGASNQLMGVKPVLENREILSHNGIMSASVFRKELWEKVGGYEDFGLGDAYIYEDWHFWCKCALAGARFLNLPREFLIGYRVHSSSSLSRQQGRVRSHDEQSGVIQQSLQHRSFDYVQCPDVLGSEESLATWVARQVRSSHAPGSVSPLVVLIEQWKPEMIERIRKILKPYRRCGHELIWVQTGNGMQSDSLEIHGLHAHEQFWELSRFLEDLDQKLGFLCYLIESRSIPLVWSVDSSFKCALVKECEARDWNTVVVDSPIEDASDIEVAKQTVETKEERYRLQLMGSRHPESEGNEVWILDLLTHEMNSLLARSLEVLLPSGWKMVESEGSPRGFALVGTGATPLDICLPHGTAIRFLEHRFSGQVTISNLETGENLMLDLYAGQPDIRNVRLSQNDGNR
- a CDS encoding alpha-1,2-fucosyltransferase, with product MIVVQLKGGTGNQMFQYACGRALAHRTQSELQFDLSFLESKEHDELHVRREFSLDIFGITGPIYEGNIHRDLTWISEQKFTYDPEILPNHGNVLLDGYWQSEKYFAAIAEHIWKQFSVRDLSRLNPKLVRTFRDPSSICVNVRRGDFVNNERSRRFHGVLGSDYMEQGVEFLAESVKNPKIFVFSDDVDWCREELRFPYPTEVIGHEHAGPKFRDYLHYMSLFNSYVIPNSSFAWWAVWLSSFGRRDCRVVAPKRWFLDESYCFDDLIPPTWHRI
- a CDS encoding ABC transporter ATP-binding protein: MSESEKEIVVSAAGLGKSYRIWKDPSARLKAPLVQGLRKFLGRGSDLVGGKGISAPIGRIFNKTTYYHDFCALKGVDLTLYRGDSIGIIGRNGSGKSTLLQLIAGTLTPSEGNVSTKGRLAALLELGAGFNDEFTGRENVYLNGAILGLSRLEIDERFDRICEFANIGEFIDQPIKTYSSGMRVRLAFAVQAEVDPDILIVDEALAVGDIRFTMKCIRRMRQLIEERNTTLLFVSHDLSSIVNFCKEVIWIHDGEIIRRGDPRTITVEYSNFMHYGEFVRKSSGNGLLKNESEVDEAGSSNAGVAESPPAVSTPSPVITDSMELPDSMNWVDLSEMVHDGNGDAVFLKAALYCPDHPDNNTLFRGGESIEIYLLVEVLKTQESPIICCDIYDMKGNLIYGVNSCFVDGKLEPMLEGNHYVYRFETNLRKLRNGDYVVLFGLSNGTYTEHVHVYGVPEALTFEVKSTDLSQRHHMVSFDGGAISVSAATPLTPA